A genomic stretch from Arthrobacter sp. KBS0702 includes:
- a CDS encoding biotin transporter BioY — MSNTDNAVTGTTPAASPGSSAPEAPRPSRRSRWDATDLALIAVFAAIVAGSALIAAIPVGGLGVPITLQTLAVMLTGLALGPGRAFAAVGLYLLLGFAGLPIFSGGRSGLGVLAGPSAGYIFGFLLAATAVGALTVVVLRRTAARSAKLRAVLLFSAAMVSSIVFVHGLGILGMMLNAKLSLSAAFLADLAFYPGDVIKNILAVTVALTLHKAFPDLLIRRVRRFHLAGEADGRA, encoded by the coding sequence ATGAGCAACACCGACAATGCCGTCACCGGCACCACTCCCGCAGCAAGCCCTGGCAGCAGCGCCCCGGAGGCTCCGCGCCCGAGCCGCCGCAGCCGCTGGGATGCGACCGATCTCGCGCTGATTGCGGTGTTCGCTGCGATTGTCGCGGGTTCTGCCCTCATTGCCGCAATCCCCGTGGGCGGCCTTGGTGTGCCGATCACTCTGCAGACTCTCGCCGTGATGCTCACCGGACTCGCACTCGGCCCGGGCCGCGCCTTCGCTGCCGTGGGCCTGTACCTCCTGCTGGGCTTCGCCGGGCTGCCGATCTTCAGCGGCGGGCGCAGCGGGCTGGGGGTCCTGGCGGGACCTTCGGCCGGCTACATTTTCGGTTTCCTGCTGGCGGCCACAGCCGTCGGAGCCCTGACCGTCGTCGTCCTGCGCCGCACGGCGGCGCGCTCCGCGAAGCTCCGGGCCGTGCTGCTCTTCTCTGCCGCCATGGTCAGCAGCATCGTCTTTGTCCACGGGTTGGGGATCCTCGGCATGATGCTCAATGCCAAGCTCAGTCTCTCCGCAGCCTTCCTTGCTGATCTGGCTTTTTACCCGGGCGACGTCATCAAGAACATTCTCGCCGTGACTGTCGCCCTGACGCTGCATAAAGCGTTCCCTGACCTGCTGATCCGCCGGGTCCGCCGCTTCCACCTGGCCGGCGAGGCAGACGGACGCGCGTGA
- a CDS encoding energy-coupling factor transporter transmembrane protein EcfT — protein sequence MRAHGFLLANYVPGTSLVHRTPLGPKFLLVMACGMGSFLVADWAAAAAGLALLCVVFLLSGAGVRRLFQAVRSILPVLALIGLFQWWQLGGPVAARIVLNVLVCVVAAAILTATTPVQVLLDGVASLARPFRRFGADPERFALTIAIMLRSIPFIAGAYADVRDSARARGLERNPRALVLPVFITTVAFARQTGDALAARGLGEAEYADD from the coding sequence ATGAGGGCCCATGGCTTCCTGCTAGCCAACTATGTACCGGGCACTTCCCTGGTGCACCGGACTCCCCTGGGGCCGAAGTTCTTGCTGGTTATGGCGTGCGGGATGGGATCGTTTCTCGTTGCGGACTGGGCCGCGGCGGCAGCGGGACTCGCCCTGCTGTGCGTGGTCTTCCTCCTCAGCGGGGCCGGTGTCCGCAGGCTGTTCCAGGCTGTCCGGTCGATCCTGCCCGTGCTGGCGCTGATCGGGTTGTTCCAGTGGTGGCAGTTGGGTGGCCCCGTTGCCGCGCGGATTGTGTTGAACGTTCTGGTCTGCGTGGTGGCAGCGGCAATCCTGACGGCCACCACACCCGTCCAGGTCCTGCTGGACGGGGTAGCCTCGCTGGCCCGGCCGTTTCGCCGCTTCGGCGCCGATCCCGAGCGGTTCGCCCTGACGATTGCCATCATGCTGCGCAGCATCCCCTTTATCGCGGGCGCCTACGCCGATGTCCGCGATTCCGCCCGGGCGCGCGGCCTGGAACGCAACCCCCGGGCGCTGGTGCTGCCGGTGTTCATCACTACGGTGGCATTCGCCAGGCAGACCGGCGATGCCCTGGCAGCCCGCGGCCTGGGCGAGGCGGAGTACGCGGACGACTGA
- the sufC gene encoding Fe-S cluster assembly ATPase SufC — MSTLEIKDLHVSIDTEQGTKEILKGVSLTIKTGQTHAIMGPNGSGKSTLASTIAGHPRYNVTSGTITLDGEDVLAMSVDERARAGLFLAMQYPVEVPGVSMTNFLRTAKTAIDGEAPKLRTWTKDVKAAMEKLRIDADFTQRNVNEGFSGGEKKRVEILQLELFKPKFAILDETDSGLDVDALKVVSEGVNRAHADGNMGTLLITHYTRILRYIKPEFVHVFVDGKVVEEGGPELADRLEEEGYDRYLPGAGAATIAAADAAAQA; from the coding sequence ATGTCTACTCTTGAGATCAAGGACCTGCACGTCAGCATTGACACCGAGCAGGGCACCAAGGAAATCCTGAAGGGCGTCAGCCTGACCATCAAGACCGGCCAGACCCACGCCATCATGGGTCCCAACGGCTCGGGCAAGTCCACCCTGGCGTCCACCATCGCCGGCCACCCGCGCTACAACGTCACGAGCGGCACCATCACGCTCGACGGCGAGGACGTCCTCGCGATGAGCGTCGACGAGCGCGCCCGCGCCGGCCTGTTCCTGGCCATGCAGTACCCGGTCGAGGTTCCCGGCGTCAGCATGACCAACTTCCTGCGCACCGCCAAGACCGCGATCGATGGGGAAGCCCCGAAGCTCCGCACCTGGACCAAGGACGTCAAGGCCGCCATGGAGAAGCTGCGCATCGACGCCGACTTCACCCAGCGCAACGTCAACGAAGGCTTCTCCGGCGGCGAGAAGAAGCGGGTGGAGATCCTCCAGCTGGAGCTCTTCAAGCCGAAGTTCGCCATCCTCGACGAGACCGACTCCGGCCTCGACGTGGACGCACTGAAGGTTGTCTCCGAGGGCGTCAACCGTGCCCACGCTGACGGCAACATGGGCACCCTGCTGATCACGCACTACACCCGGATCCTGCGCTACATCAAGCCTGAATTCGTGCACGTGTTCGTGGACGGCAAGGTCGTCGAAGAGGGCGGCCCGGAGCTGGCCGACCGCCTCGAAGAAGAAGGCTACGACCGCTACCTGCCCGGTGCCGGAGCCGCAACCATCGCTGCCGCCGACGCCGCAGCACAGGCCTAG
- a CDS encoding energy-coupling factor ABC transporter ATP-binding protein encodes MSIVLDRAAVRVAVDGRPEPKTLLEPVSLTLTERRVGVIGANGSGKSTLLRMLNGLVAPSSGAVAVSGFDTVRDVRAVRRRVGFVFTDPLAQLVMPTGREDVELSLRRSVRNASERRALAEATLDRFGLLRLADQSIYELSGGERQLVALAAVLAVKPDILVLDEPSTLLDLRNRELLRRTLAGLDQQIILSTHDLGLALDLDRVLVVEAGKIVFDGGPAAAVDHYRRLCAGESADVRGDGMRGAGGDKTGVREAGGETAQP; translated from the coding sequence GTGAGTATTGTCCTCGACCGGGCGGCCGTCCGGGTAGCCGTTGACGGCCGCCCGGAGCCCAAGACCCTGCTCGAACCGGTGTCCCTGACGCTGACTGAACGCCGCGTCGGCGTCATCGGAGCGAACGGCTCGGGCAAATCCACCTTGCTCCGGATGCTCAACGGCCTCGTCGCACCGAGTTCCGGCGCGGTGGCGGTGTCAGGTTTCGACACGGTCCGGGACGTCCGCGCTGTCCGCCGGCGGGTCGGTTTCGTGTTCACCGATCCGCTCGCGCAACTCGTGATGCCCACCGGACGCGAAGACGTCGAACTCTCGCTGCGCCGCTCGGTGCGGAACGCCAGCGAACGGCGCGCCCTGGCGGAAGCGACGCTGGACCGTTTTGGTTTGCTGCGGCTGGCGGACCAGAGCATCTACGAGCTCTCCGGCGGTGAACGGCAGCTCGTGGCGCTCGCCGCGGTCCTGGCTGTGAAACCGGACATCCTGGTCCTGGACGAGCCGTCCACCCTGCTGGACCTGCGGAACCGGGAACTGCTGCGCCGCACCCTGGCCGGCCTGGACCAGCAGATCATCCTGTCGACGCACGACCTTGGCCTGGCCCTGGATCTGGACCGGGTGCTGGTCGTGGAGGCCGGGAAGATCGTGTTCGACGGCGGCCCAGCCGCCGCCGTCGACCACTACCGGAGGCTCTGCGCAGGGGAATCCGCCGACGTGCGTGGCGACGGGATGCGGGGAGCCGGCGGGGATAAAACCGGGGTAAGGGAAGCCGGCGGGGAGACGGCGCAGCCATGA
- a CDS encoding neutral zinc metallopeptidase: MSFNDNVQLDPSQVQDRRGMGRGTKIGGGIGGGIVLLLAALFGINPSLLEGLTGTTPDQSQSQGTAPACKTGADANARLDCRINGTVNSLNAFWPAYLAQYGKQYPQPQTVIFDRATNTGCGSATSAVGPFYCPADQTAYFDPGFFQELVDRFGSSGGPLAQEYVVAHEFGHHIQNLLGNIDRAQQDPQGPQSGAVRVELQADCYAGLWVRYATTTKDPASGQPFLAPLKDQDLQDALSAASSVGDDRIQKAATGRVSPESWTHGSSAQRQKWFYQGYKTGDINQCDTFKVATP; this comes from the coding sequence ATGAGTTTCAATGACAACGTCCAGCTGGACCCGTCGCAGGTCCAGGACCGCCGCGGCATGGGCCGCGGCACAAAAATCGGCGGCGGGATCGGCGGCGGCATCGTGCTGCTCCTGGCCGCGCTGTTCGGCATCAACCCCAGCCTTCTTGAAGGCCTGACCGGCACCACACCGGACCAGTCGCAAAGCCAGGGCACGGCCCCGGCATGCAAGACCGGCGCGGATGCCAATGCGCGGCTCGACTGCCGGATCAATGGCACGGTGAACAGCCTCAACGCGTTCTGGCCGGCCTACCTGGCCCAGTACGGCAAACAGTATCCGCAGCCGCAGACCGTGATCTTCGACCGGGCCACTAACACCGGCTGCGGCTCGGCGACGTCGGCGGTGGGCCCGTTCTACTGCCCCGCCGACCAGACGGCGTATTTCGATCCCGGGTTCTTCCAGGAACTCGTGGACCGGTTCGGATCCTCCGGCGGCCCGCTGGCCCAGGAGTACGTGGTGGCGCATGAATTCGGGCACCACATCCAGAACCTGCTCGGCAACATCGACCGTGCCCAGCAGGATCCGCAAGGCCCCCAGTCCGGCGCGGTGCGGGTGGAACTCCAGGCTGATTGCTACGCCGGCCTCTGGGTCCGGTATGCCACCACCACGAAAGATCCAGCCTCCGGCCAGCCCTTCCTCGCGCCGTTGAAGGACCAGGACCTGCAGGATGCCCTGTCCGCGGCCTCCTCGGTGGGCGATGACCGGATCCAGAAGGCAGCCACGGGCCGGGTCTCGCCGGAATCCTGGACCCACGGCTCCAGCGCGCAGCGGCAAAAGTGGTTCTACCAGGGCTACAAGACGGGCGACATCAACCAGTGCGACACCTTCAAGGTCGCCACCCCGTGA
- a CDS encoding YbaK/EbsC family protein: protein MDPDAVANVRRALLAAGAADTVAVFETQVPTAAAAAAALGCDVAAITNSLVFDVDGAPLLILASGAAKVDLRHVAARLGSGKIRRAEPDFVLHHTGQRVGGVAPVGHPQKIRTLLDESLKDHELLWAGAGDHHSMFSITYQELHRITNAEAMPVR, encoded by the coding sequence ATGGACCCCGACGCCGTAGCGAACGTTCGGCGCGCGCTGCTCGCGGCAGGCGCTGCCGACACCGTAGCCGTCTTCGAGACCCAAGTGCCGACCGCCGCCGCGGCGGCCGCCGCCTTAGGCTGCGACGTCGCGGCGATCACCAACAGCCTCGTGTTCGACGTCGACGGCGCTCCCCTGCTGATCCTGGCCAGCGGCGCGGCCAAGGTAGATCTCCGCCACGTCGCCGCGCGCCTGGGGTCCGGGAAGATCCGCCGCGCGGAGCCCGACTTCGTCCTGCACCACACCGGCCAGCGCGTAGGCGGCGTAGCCCCGGTGGGCCACCCACAGAAGATCAGGACCCTGCTCGACGAATCCCTGAAGGACCACGAACTCCTCTGGGCCGGAGCCGGCGACCACCACTCGATGTTCTCGATCACCTACCAAGAACTCCACCGCATCACCAACGCCGAAGCAATGCCCGTCCGCTAG
- a CDS encoding metal-sulfur cluster assembly factor — protein sequence MTEINMARTGLEDVEEALKDVIDPELGVNIVDLGLLYGLKYSDDDGALLIDMTLTTAACPLTDVIEEQVGKALDGIVDDWRLNWVWMPPWGPERITEDGRDQMRALGFNI from the coding sequence ATGACCGAAATCAACATGGCCCGCACGGGCCTGGAGGATGTCGAAGAGGCACTCAAGGATGTGATCGACCCCGAACTGGGCGTGAACATCGTTGATCTGGGCCTGCTCTACGGCCTCAAGTACTCAGACGACGACGGCGCCCTGCTGATCGACATGACGCTCACCACGGCTGCCTGCCCGCTCACCGACGTGATCGAGGAACAGGTGGGCAAGGCCCTGGACGGCATCGTCGATGACTGGCGCCTGAACTGGGTCTGGATGCCGCCATGGGGCCCGGAGCGGATCACCGAGGACGGCCGCGACCAGATGCGCGCCCTCGGCTTCAACATCTAG
- a CDS encoding DUF3099 domain-containing protein, with protein MERDLTAVTNKNRPGERKSGEYSGDTEVHSITDAAAAHSEEMRQRMIKYAVAMGIRMVCLILVFVVDGWFKILPVIGAVFLPWFAVVIANGSDRAEVHSDSLIDYVPMAELGASNSAETAGPGPQAADDAPITLLQGELIDDDEDHGRAAS; from the coding sequence ATGGAGCGTGATCTGACAGCTGTGACAAACAAGAACCGACCCGGTGAGCGGAAGTCCGGGGAGTACTCCGGCGACACCGAGGTCCACAGCATTACCGACGCAGCCGCCGCGCACTCGGAAGAGATGCGCCAGCGGATGATCAAGTACGCCGTGGCCATGGGCATCCGTATGGTCTGCCTGATCCTGGTGTTCGTGGTGGACGGCTGGTTCAAGATACTGCCTGTTATCGGGGCCGTCTTCCTGCCCTGGTTCGCGGTGGTGATCGCCAACGGCAGCGACCGCGCCGAAGTGCACAGCGACTCGCTGATCGACTACGTGCCGATGGCCGAACTGGGCGCGTCCAACTCCGCGGAAACGGCCGGCCCGGGACCGCAGGCGGCGGACGATGCCCCCATCACCCTGCTGCAGGGCGAGCTGATTGACGACGACGAAGACCACGGACGGGCCGCTTCATGA
- a CDS encoding thiolase family protein, translating to MPGGNRPEVLPEDRQPVIMAALRSPLCRAQGALRTLQAHELIAPVLRGLLTDTGIAADEVSDVVVGNAVGGSGNVARLAALEAGLPVSVPGLTVDRQCGSGLDAIVLACRLIASGGGFGGGPGHGDVYLAGGVESISTAPLRARPGPGGEPQFFSRARFAPDSHGDPDMGLAAENVAVRFGISRQRQDDFALRSQRRALGAAAAGAFEGEVVALPGPEGPVGADDGPRRSLTPAVLARFPAAFVPDGTVTAGNSCFDADGAAAVVVTSLARAKAVGARDGLVLLGTDTAGVEPALLGMGAAAAAERLLAATGVTAAELSLIEFNEAFASQVLACLDHLGIDPQRANLDGGALALGHAYGASGAALVTRLLAQARREEAERTLALAMISIAGGMGTAALFEYRSFL from the coding sequence ATGCCCGGCGGGAACCGCCCCGAAGTGCTGCCGGAGGACCGGCAGCCCGTCATCATGGCGGCGCTCCGGAGCCCGCTCTGCCGCGCCCAAGGAGCCCTCAGGACCCTGCAGGCCCACGAGTTGATCGCCCCGGTGCTGCGCGGCCTGCTCACCGACACCGGCATCGCTGCGGACGAGGTATCCGACGTCGTGGTCGGCAATGCCGTGGGCGGGAGCGGCAACGTCGCGCGCCTGGCGGCCCTGGAAGCCGGGCTGCCCGTCAGTGTTCCCGGGCTGACCGTGGACCGGCAGTGCGGCTCCGGCCTGGACGCGATCGTCCTGGCCTGCCGGCTGATTGCGTCCGGCGGCGGCTTTGGCGGCGGCCCCGGGCATGGGGATGTGTATCTCGCCGGCGGGGTGGAGAGCATCAGCACCGCCCCGCTCCGGGCCAGGCCCGGTCCCGGAGGTGAGCCCCAGTTCTTCAGCCGGGCCCGGTTCGCCCCGGACAGCCACGGCGACCCGGACATGGGCCTGGCCGCCGAAAACGTCGCCGTCCGTTTCGGCATTTCCCGCCAGCGGCAGGACGATTTCGCGCTCCGCAGCCAGCGGCGGGCCCTCGGTGCCGCCGCGGCCGGCGCATTCGAGGGCGAAGTTGTGGCGTTGCCCGGGCCTGAGGGTCCTGTCGGCGCCGACGACGGGCCGCGCCGCTCCCTGACTCCTGCGGTGTTGGCCCGGTTCCCGGCTGCCTTCGTGCCGGACGGAACGGTCACGGCCGGCAACTCCTGCTTCGACGCCGACGGGGCTGCCGCCGTTGTGGTCACTTCCTTGGCCCGTGCGAAGGCGGTCGGTGCCCGCGACGGCCTCGTGCTGCTCGGGACTGACACGGCCGGCGTCGAACCGGCGCTGCTGGGGATGGGAGCAGCCGCCGCGGCGGAACGCCTGCTCGCGGCCACGGGCGTCACGGCCGCGGAGCTCAGCCTCATCGAGTTCAATGAGGCTTTCGCTTCCCAGGTGCTGGCCTGCCTCGACCACCTGGGCATCGACCCGCAGCGGGCGAACCTCGACGGCGGGGCGCTTGCCCTGGGCCACGCCTACGGGGCGTCCGGCGCCGCGCTAGTTACTAGGCTGCTGGCCCAGGCCCGCAGGGAGGAGGCGGAACGGACTCTCGCGCTGGCGATGATCAGCATCGCCGGCGGCATGGGGACCGCCGCGCTGTTCGAGTACCGGTCTTTCCTCTAG
- a CDS encoding AMP-binding protein, which translates to MPFLDRLQRWADERPDGTAVVVAGERLSWAELRDAAAALVPAAPPVTVLAESNSTNFVSAFAAAVAGSRRCAVLDPSWPQQLRDALTAQIAATAAAGGSEPGNDLADGDPDTPFLIGLTSGTTAVPKAFSRSRRSWRLSFDSSVEFFGLRPGDKTLAPGPLAASLNLYALAECLYAGSEFHTLAQFDVGDAHTAVSHDGITRLVLVPTMLRLLSERGLAGGVDASGVRSIICAGSKLDARTLEAARRWAPNATIFEYYGAAELSFVAGAGLPPGAAPAPGGTGIGRPFPGVELRILDGDGALLPDGADGTVYVRSGMVSDGYLWGDDGEALRCVDGWYTVGDQGYLSEGVLHLLGRRSDMIITAGTNVYPHEVELALASVPGVAAVVAAGMADELRGQRVVAAVLPSHGGVTGTQLRAGVEDVLARNKRPLDYYLLAELPLTDRGKVSRPLLLEWITRGDPRLRRLG; encoded by the coding sequence ATGCCTTTTCTCGACAGACTCCAGCGCTGGGCCGACGAGCGCCCCGACGGCACCGCCGTCGTCGTGGCCGGCGAGCGGCTGAGCTGGGCAGAACTTCGCGACGCCGCAGCCGCGCTGGTGCCGGCCGCCCCTCCCGTCACGGTGCTGGCCGAAAGCAACTCCACCAACTTCGTTTCGGCCTTCGCTGCTGCAGTCGCGGGCAGCCGCCGCTGCGCGGTGCTGGACCCCAGCTGGCCTCAGCAGCTCCGGGACGCGCTCACCGCACAGATTGCGGCGACTGCCGCCGCCGGCGGCTCCGAACCGGGCAATGACCTCGCCGACGGTGACCCGGACACTCCGTTCCTGATCGGCCTCACCTCCGGAACCACCGCCGTCCCCAAAGCGTTCAGCCGTTCGCGTCGGTCCTGGCGGCTGTCCTTCGACTCCTCCGTCGAGTTCTTCGGCCTGCGCCCCGGCGACAAGACGCTTGCCCCCGGACCCCTCGCCGCCAGCCTGAACCTCTACGCCCTCGCCGAGTGCCTGTACGCCGGCTCCGAGTTCCACACCCTGGCCCAGTTCGACGTCGGCGACGCGCACACCGCGGTCAGCCACGACGGCATCACCCGGCTGGTCCTGGTGCCCACGATGCTCCGGCTGCTCAGCGAACGCGGCCTGGCCGGCGGCGTGGACGCCTCCGGCGTGCGGAGCATCATCTGTGCCGGCTCCAAGCTCGACGCACGCACCCTGGAGGCCGCCCGCCGCTGGGCACCGAACGCCACAATTTTCGAGTATTACGGCGCGGCGGAACTCAGTTTCGTCGCGGGCGCCGGGCTCCCGCCGGGCGCTGCCCCGGCCCCCGGCGGCACCGGGATCGGCCGGCCGTTCCCCGGCGTCGAGCTCCGGATACTCGACGGCGACGGCGCCCTCCTTCCGGACGGTGCTGACGGCACCGTTTATGTCCGCAGCGGCATGGTCAGCGACGGCTACCTTTGGGGCGACGACGGCGAGGCGCTGCGATGCGTCGACGGCTGGTACACCGTGGGGGACCAGGGCTACCTGTCCGAGGGGGTGCTGCACCTGCTGGGCCGCCGCTCGGACATGATCATCACCGCCGGAACGAACGTGTACCCGCACGAGGTGGAGCTGGCCCTGGCGTCCGTCCCGGGGGTCGCGGCTGTGGTGGCCGCCGGCATGGCCGATGAGCTTCGGGGCCAGCGCGTCGTCGCCGCGGTGCTGCCCTCGCACGGCGGCGTGACCGGCACCCAGTTGAGGGCCGGCGTCGAGGACGTCCTGGCCCGCAACAAACGGCCGCTGGACTACTACCTCCTGGCCGAACTGCCCCTCACGGACCGCGGCAAGGTCAGCCGCCCACTCCTGCTCGAGTGGATTACCCGCGGCGACCCACGGCTCCGGCGCCTTGGCTGA
- a CDS encoding ABC-F family ATP-binding cassette domain-containing protein, with protein MITVQDLELRAGARLLMDQVSFRIDKGDKIGLVGRNGAGKTTLTRVLAGEGLPAAGKVTRSGEIGYLPQDPRTPDMEQLARDRILSARGLDIAVGKLRIAHEEMASEDATIQRKAMNRYDRLESEFLAAGGYAAEAEAAAICSNLALPDRLLNQPLKTLSGGQRRRVELARILYSDAETMLLDEPTNHLDADSIAWLREFLKNHQGGLIVISHDTELLEATVNKVFLLDANRAQIDFYNMDWKRYLTQRETDERARKRERANAEKKAQVLMDQANKMRAKATKAVAAQNMAKRAERLLGGLEAVRETDRVAALRFPDPSPCGKTPLTADGLSKSYGSLEIFTDVDLAIDRGSKVVILGLNGAGKTTLLRMLAGVDKPDTGEVIPGHGLKVGYYAQEHETLDVDRTVLQNMRSSAPDMNDAEVRNILGSFLFSGDDVDKPAGVLSGGEKTRLALATIVASSANVLLLDEPTNNLDPASRAEILGALSNYTGAVVLVSHDEGAVEALNPERVVLLPDGVEDLWNEDYLDLITLA; from the coding sequence TTGATTACCGTCCAGGATCTCGAACTGCGCGCCGGCGCCCGTCTGCTTATGGACCAGGTGAGCTTCAGGATCGACAAGGGAGACAAGATCGGCCTCGTCGGCCGTAACGGTGCAGGCAAGACCACACTGACCCGTGTGCTGGCCGGCGAGGGCCTGCCCGCCGCCGGCAAGGTCACTCGCAGCGGCGAGATCGGCTACCTGCCGCAGGACCCGCGGACGCCGGACATGGAGCAGCTGGCCCGCGACCGGATCCTCTCCGCCCGCGGACTCGACATCGCCGTCGGCAAGCTCCGAATCGCGCACGAGGAAATGGCCAGCGAGGACGCCACCATCCAGCGCAAGGCCATGAACCGCTACGACCGGCTGGAATCCGAGTTCCTGGCCGCCGGCGGTTACGCCGCCGAGGCCGAGGCCGCGGCGATCTGCTCAAACCTCGCCCTGCCGGACCGGCTGCTGAACCAGCCGCTGAAGACCCTCTCCGGCGGCCAGCGCCGCCGCGTGGAGCTAGCCCGCATCCTGTACTCCGACGCCGAGACGATGCTGCTCGATGAGCCCACCAACCACCTCGACGCCGATTCCATCGCCTGGCTCCGGGAGTTTCTGAAGAACCACCAGGGCGGGCTGATCGTGATCAGCCACGACACCGAGCTGCTGGAAGCCACGGTGAACAAGGTCTTCCTGCTGGACGCCAACCGCGCGCAGATCGACTTCTACAACATGGACTGGAAGCGCTACCTGACGCAGCGCGAAACCGACGAGCGCGCCCGCAAGCGCGAACGCGCCAACGCCGAGAAGAAGGCCCAGGTCCTGATGGACCAGGCCAACAAGATGCGCGCCAAGGCCACCAAAGCCGTCGCCGCGCAGAACATGGCCAAGCGTGCCGAGCGGCTGCTCGGCGGCCTCGAAGCGGTCCGCGAGACCGACCGCGTGGCCGCCCTGCGCTTCCCGGACCCGTCGCCCTGCGGCAAGACTCCGCTCACCGCCGACGGCCTCAGCAAGTCCTACGGTTCGCTGGAGATCTTCACCGACGTCGACCTTGCGATCGACCGCGGTTCCAAGGTGGTCATCCTGGGCCTCAACGGCGCCGGCAAGACCACCCTGCTGCGGATGCTCGCCGGCGTCGACAAGCCCGACACCGGCGAGGTCATCCCCGGCCACGGCCTGAAGGTGGGCTATTACGCCCAGGAACATGAGACGCTCGACGTCGACCGCACCGTCCTGCAGAACATGCGCTCCTCGGCCCCTGACATGAACGACGCGGAGGTCCGCAACATCCTGGGCTCGTTCCTGTTCTCCGGCGACGACGTGGACAAGCCGGCCGGCGTGCTCTCCGGCGGTGAGAAGACCCGGCTGGCGCTGGCAACCATCGTGGCCTCGAGCGCGAACGTGCTGCTCCTTGATGAGCCCACCAACAACCTGGATCCGGCCAGCCGCGCCGAAATCCTCGGGGCCCTGAGCAACTACACCGGTGCCGTGGTGCTGGTCAGCCACGACGAGGGTGCCGTCGAAGCCCTCAACCCGGAGCGTGTTGTGCTGCTGCCGGACGGCGTCGAGGACCTCTGGAACGAAGACTACCTGGACCTGATCACGCTGGCGTAG
- a CDS encoding SURF1 family protein, which yields MYRFLFSSKWLGYLLLAAVFATACVLLGRWQMDRRAETLAEINRVVSNYSATPIPFAAARDQFVHLDAEREWTQVELRGSYDTAGQRIVRNRPLNGQPGYEVVVPFKLDSGETVVIDRGWLPIGNKTPGSPDSVPAPPPGNITVVARLKHSEPELQRGAPDGQLASIDLTAYSAQLGYPVLTGAYGQLASETPPAAEMPIGFPKPSTDEGTHLSYSLQWFAFGVLMFVGFGYAARQQARNAEIDAEDAADQAVAADGYLHASNPAPRRRPVPRKRKTATAEEEEDAILDAQGF from the coding sequence ATGTACCGTTTCCTCTTCTCCAGCAAGTGGCTGGGTTATTTGTTGCTGGCCGCCGTTTTCGCAACCGCCTGCGTGCTCCTGGGCCGCTGGCAGATGGACCGCCGGGCGGAAACGCTCGCCGAGATCAACCGCGTGGTCTCCAACTATTCCGCCACCCCGATTCCGTTCGCGGCGGCGCGGGACCAGTTCGTCCACCTCGACGCCGAGCGCGAGTGGACGCAGGTGGAACTGCGCGGCAGCTACGACACCGCCGGCCAGCGCATTGTCCGCAACCGCCCGCTCAACGGCCAGCCCGGTTACGAGGTGGTGGTCCCCTTCAAGCTGGACTCCGGCGAGACGGTCGTGATCGACCGCGGCTGGCTGCCGATCGGCAACAAGACCCCGGGCAGCCCGGACTCGGTTCCGGCCCCGCCGCCGGGGAACATCACGGTAGTGGCCCGGCTCAAGCATTCCGAGCCGGAACTGCAACGCGGCGCGCCGGACGGGCAGCTCGCCTCGATCGACCTGACGGCGTACTCGGCTCAGCTCGGGTATCCCGTCCTCACGGGCGCCTACGGCCAGCTGGCCTCCGAGACCCCGCCGGCAGCGGAGATGCCCATCGGATTTCCCAAACCCTCCACCGATGAGGGCACGCACCTGTCCTACTCACTGCAGTGGTTCGCCTTTGGCGTGCTGATGTTCGTCGGTTTCGGTTACGCGGCGAGGCAGCAAGCCCGCAACGCGGAGATTGATGCCGAAGACGCCGCAGACCAGGCCGTGGCCGCCGACGGCTACCTGCACGCCAGCAACCCCGCGCCCCGCCGTCGTCCCGTCCCCCGGAAGCGGAAGACTGCCACCGCGGAGGAAGAGGAAGACGCCATCCTCGACGCCCAGGGATTCTGA